One genomic segment of Timaviella obliquedivisa GSE-PSE-MK23-08B includes these proteins:
- a CDS encoding DUF433 domain-containing protein, whose amino-acid sequence MATPKIRKTPGICNGAACIGRTQIPVWKLIELSAQGCSEANLLGDYPQLTRDDLKAARTYYAQNTEEIDDAIASQS is encoded by the coding sequence ATGGCAACACCAAAGATCCGAAAGACACCTGGAATTTGCAACGGAGCCGCTTGTATTGGTCGGACACAAATTCCGGTGTGGAAATTAATTGAACTATCTGCGCAAGGATGCTCAGAGGCGAATTTGCTGGGTGACTACCCTCAGTTGACTAGAGATGACTTGAAAGCCGCCCGCACTTACTACGCTCAAAATACAGAAGAAATTGACGACGCGATCGCTTCTCAGTCCTAA
- a CDS encoding tetratricopeptide repeat protein, with protein sequence MKGCVTIALLTLGLASCDRPTTLSSSSPSSSLPSLSPVATTVSPTPSPPTAAERTAANTFRQQGLDYRNQGLYDEAIAALQKSVALDPGELSGRVILGWTLHLAGRETDATHQLKQALVQQPTHVPALNALGIVYLVSGDLNAAVQTHQKAVALQSDNEIGYFNLSLAYHRLNRYPDAIANAQQATQLEPENPHPWLALAIAHWSSNEPTLAEEAYQQVIRLDAQYGNAAMLDPLKFAGFSQNQIQLVEIIRQSS encoded by the coding sequence TTGAAAGGATGTGTAACGATCGCCCTGCTGACGCTAGGATTGGCGAGTTGCGATCGCCCAACTACCCTATCTTCCTCGTCGCCATCTTCCTCATTGCCCTCGCTTAGTCCTGTTGCTACGACGGTATCGCCTACACCCTCTCCACCGACTGCGGCAGAGCGAACCGCCGCTAACACGTTCCGGCAGCAAGGACTGGACTATCGTAACCAAGGACTCTACGACGAGGCGATCGCGGCTTTGCAAAAATCTGTTGCGTTAGATCCCGGTGAACTTTCTGGGCGTGTCATCCTGGGCTGGACGCTTCATCTGGCAGGTCGCGAAACAGATGCCACTCACCAGTTAAAGCAAGCACTGGTTCAACAGCCCACTCATGTTCCAGCGCTCAATGCTTTGGGAATTGTGTATTTGGTCAGTGGTGATCTCAATGCAGCCGTTCAGACTCATCAAAAAGCCGTTGCACTTCAATCTGATAATGAAATTGGGTACTTTAACTTGAGTTTGGCTTACCACCGACTCAATCGCTACCCCGATGCGATCGCCAATGCTCAACAAGCCACACAGTTAGAGCCTGAGAACCCACATCCCTGGCTAGCGCTGGCGATCGCTCACTGGAGCAGCAACGAACCCACCCTGGCTGAAGAAGCCTACCAACAAGTCATCCGCCTAGATGCTCAATATGGTAATGCTGCGATGCTAGACCCGCTCAAGTTTGCTGGGTTTAGCCAGAATCAAATTCAGTTAGTTGAAATAATCCGGCAGTCCAGCTAG